Genomic segment of Fibrobacter succinogenes:
TTATCCCAGAGCCTGAAAAAGCGCTTGCGGAAATCCGTCGCGTCTTGAAAGATGATGGTGTGCTTATTGCTCCGAACTTTATATTTCGCGAAGGAGGTAAAAGAAATTTGTGGCAAAAGTTTTTGAGTCTTGTCGGAGTACGCTTTGCGCACGAATGGACGGAAGACGAATACAAGTCTTTTTTGAAAGGAAATGGCTGGACGATAACGGAAAATTGCGTGATAAAAGGCCGAATTGATTTGGCCTACGTGGAATGCAAATAGTTTTCTCCGAAAAAAAGATATATTAACATAAACCGATCGATTTTATGCTAAGGAGTGGGGATTGAATCGTTTGTTTTTATGTTATTTGCTTATTTTCTCTGTTGTCGGATTCGTTGCCTGTAGTGACGAAAATGGCGCAGCACCTGTGAGTGGCGAAAGCAGTGCCGTTGATGAATCGAGTTCGTCGGCGGGTGTTTTGCCGAGTAGTTCATCATGGATTGCCGCGAACTCTTCGAGTTCATCCTCAGAAGTCTCATCTAGTAGTGAAAATGGTGATTCCGGCTCGGGGGCCGGAATGACATCATCAAGTAATGCCGATACTTCCACTGCAGTTAAAGCTGACACCACCAAAATCACCTACGCCCTCAAACCCTTCGACGGCCCGCTTTCTAACCCGCACAAGGGCTTTACGGTCCCGACCGAAGGCCTGTGGACTTTCGTTCCGGAATTCGAATATGGACCTTACGGTTCCTTGAATAACAAGGCGTGGGATCTTATCTCATACGGCTCCGGTTATCAGAAGTGGAATAAATTAAATCCGGCAAAAGGCGTTTACGACTGGACGGAACTGGAAAAACTGCTGAATGATTTGGCCAAGCACAACATGGGCTACGCTCTGCGCGTGCTGCCATATTCACCATCTTTTGTCAGGGGTAATGACACGCCCGAAGAAGAATATGACTGGACGCCGTCCTTTGTCTACGAAATGGGCGCAAAGAGAGTTACTGCCACCTTGCAGTGGAATGGTTACCGCGCCGCTGTGCCCGTTTGGGATGATCCGGTCTATTTACAAGCGGCAAAGGAATTCGCTAAGGCCTTGGCTGAAAAATACGATGGCGACCCGCGTATAGAATACATCGACATCCGGACCTTTGGCGAATGGGGTGAATGGCATGCCTCTCACCTGGACGGCAGCGAAATGCCCTCCGATTCGATAGAGATGGACATGCTGGATTACTACGCTTCCGTTTTCAAGAAGACTCAGCTGGTGTTGCCATCCAGCGGCATGGGCGAAGTCTATACGCATGCGCTTAGCCTCGGCATTACCAAGCGTGACGACGGGTTCATCGGCATTCCCGGCAGGCCGGATTCACTAGTGCGTGCCTACGAGGCCAACTTGCCGACCATCGCCGAAAACATCGCCGGCTACAAGACGATGCTGGAATACACCGACGTGATTCCCGGAGGCTATCTCAAGTGGACTCCGCAGCGCTGGGTGGATGCGATTACCACGGCTCATTTGACTTACTATGTTTTAGATCAAGACAGCGACTGTGGCTATAATTTCTACAAAGACTACAAGGCTCTTGCAGATTCCATGACTAAAGTTATTGGCTATAACTTTACGGTAACGCAAGCGGAGTTGACGACTATTGTGGATACCAAAGGTTCGATGAGCACGCTGAACATTACTGTCAAGAACACTGGCGTTGCCCCTTGTTTCTTTGATGTGTATTTGGTGGCTGAATTGGTCGATAGTTTAGGGACGGTGCTCGCGCAAATCGGCGAGACTGTTCGCATTCCCAAAGGAACTTTCAAGGATGCAAGTTCGCAAAAATTCTCGTTCACGTACAAAGCTACTGCTGGGGAGACGAGCATCGCGAAGTTACCCGGCGTAACGGTTGCGCTCTCGCTCTATGAAAGCGAAGGCAATTTCAAAAACGGAAAAAATCCGACCGTTCGTTTTGACAATGATGGAATTTTGGAAAACAAGAAGCTAATGCTGAAACGATAGGGCTGTTTCGCGAAATAGCTTCGCTTTTAGATTACAATTTGCGGATTTCTTCTTCGGAAAGGTGCGTTATTCTAGAGATTTTTTCCACAGAATCGCCTTCAGCAAGCATGTTGCGAGCCATTTCTCGTTCGCGGTCTTGAACGCTCGAAGCCACCTTCGCGTTGATTTCGTCCGCGAATTCTTCGAAAATGCCATCTACCATGGCGTTATGTTCATCTTTCTGTTGATGTTGATACCGCCACCCGTGTTGGCAAAAGACGCGATGGCAGCCCTGTCATCTTGAAAATAGATACGGAAGCCGCACAAAAAGCGGGCATCCAGTTTTTCATCGGCAATGACAAGGTTTGGCTTTGCAGAGAAATGCCGAAAGATTTTCTTTCGATTTTTACTCCAAGAACATCGCCATGTAATACGGCAGTTTAACCATTTTGTCTGCGACACCGATGTTGTTTTCGGAAAGTTTGTAGCAAACTTTGGCAGCATAGTTGTCGTTACTCAGAACGGTCTTTGCCGACTTGGAGCGCCCCGTTGTCGCCTTGACTTCGATAATGGCGATTTCGCCGCCGATGTTTTCTACAAAGTCAATTTCTAGCCCAGAATCTTTGCGGAAGTAGAAAAGATTACGGCCCTGCTTGGAGAAACAATCTGCGATGATGTTCTCGTAGATGGCGCCTTTATAGAATCCCAGATCGCCGCTTAGAATCTTGGCTGCGGTGCCGCGTTCCAGCATGGCAACGAACAGGCCGGAATCCTGTACATAAATCTTAAACGTATTCTCGATTTTGTAGCCTTCAAGGGGTTCTGCGATGTTGGTCAGGTTGTGGCAAATGTTGATGATGCCGCAGTCGTAGAGCCATTGGATTGCCGTTTGGTAGTTTTCGGAACGGCCCTTCTTTTCTAGTTGCGAATAGACAAACTTGTTGTTTTCCTTTGCAAGTTGGGCTGGTATGGAATCGAATACGCGATTGATGCGTCCGAGAAGCGTACGGTCGATTTCCTCATTTTCGTTCTCGTCAAGGTGCTTGCCAAAATCATCCTTGTATTCTTCGAGAATGTCCTGCTGTTCCTGCCAAACAACGTTCATGTCGTTCGTCTCGACAAATCGAGAAACGACATAAGGGAGGCCACCCACGCAAAGGTATTCCTTGAAATAGCGGAGCATGGCGTTGTGCGTTGCCTCGCTTACGGGTTCTTTTTTCTCGTAGCAGTCCTTCAGGTATGCGATGACGTTTTCGCCAATGCCCTTTGCCCACAGAAATTCCTCGAAATCCATGGGTTTCATATAAATTATTCTTTCAAAACCGGTCGGAACGCCTTTCCCTTTTTTACGGTTGTACCCCTTAATACCAAGCAGGGATCCCGTACAGATGACGTCGTAGCGGCCGTCTTCCATAAAAGGCTTGATGCTGGCGCGGGCGTTTGCACATTCCTGAATTTCATCGAAGATGATGACTGTCTTATTCTCGACAAAATGCACGTTGGGAAAGAGCGCCGAAAGATCTATGGTAATCCTGCCCACGTTCAGGTCGCTGTCAAAGACTCGCTTTGCGTTTTCGTTTTCCTTAAAGTTGATATAGACGACGTTCTCGTAGTTGGCGCGGGCAAATTCCAGGACGCTGGACGTTTTGCCGATTTGGCGCATACCCTTAACAACTAGGGCCTTCTTTTTGCCCCCCGAGGTCTTCCAGTTTTCAAATTCTTTAAGGATTTTTCGCTTGAACATGTCCTAAAACTACACTTTTCCAACCGAATTGTCAATTTTTACTGCACTTTTTCGACCGAATTAGTGCTATTGTAGTGCACTTTTTCCACCGAAAAAGTGTAAAAATGGCGAATTTAGTGAAATTTCGCCATTTTGCTTTGCGGGGAATTGCCAAAAGAATTTTTAGGCGTTGAATAGGAAAATTGCCCCGGATTTCTCCGAGGCAATTTTGTAGGTGTTTTTTGAATGAAGTTCTAGTTTACTTCTTGGAGCTTGAGCATTTTGCTGAAGAGGCCGCCTTTTTCCTTGAGTTCAGCTGGGGAGCCGACTTCGGCGACTTGGTTTTTGTTGAGAACGACGACCTTGTCGGCGTTTGCGATGGTGCGCATGCGGTGGGCGATGATGATGACGGTCTTGTTCTGCACGAGTTCCGAAATGCTTTGCTGAATCTTGGATTCGTTTTCAACG
This window contains:
- a CDS encoding ATP-binding protein, coding for MFKRKILKEFENWKTSGGKKKALVVKGMRQIGKTSSVLEFARANYENVVYINFKENENAKRVFDSDLNVGRITIDLSALFPNVHFVENKTVIIFDEIQECANARASIKPFMEDGRYDVICTGSLLGIKGYNRKKGKGVPTGFERIIYMKPMDFEEFLWAKGIGENVIAYLKDCYEKKEPVSEATHNAMLRYFKEYLCVGGLPYVVSRFVETNDMNVVWQEQQDILEEYKDDFGKHLDENENEEIDRTLLGRINRVFDSIPAQLAKENNKFVYSQLEKKGRSENYQTAIQWLYDCGIINICHNLTNIAEPLEGYKIENTFKIYVQDSGLFVAMLERGTAAKILSGDLGFYKGAIYENIIADCFSKQGRNLFYFRKDSGLEIDFVENIGGEIAIIEVKATTGRSKSAKTVLSNDNYAAKVCYKLSENNIGVADKMVKLPYYMAMFLE
- a CDS encoding RNA 2'-phosphotransferase; amino-acid sequence: MLRKCHLPWRYVHLSVDVDTATRVGKRRDGSPVILKIDTEAAQKAGIQFFIGNDKVWLCREMPKDFLSIFTPRTSPCNTAV
- a CDS encoding beta-galactosidase; the protein is MNRLFLCYLLIFSVVGFVACSDENGAAPVSGESSAVDESSSSAGVLPSSSSWIAANSSSSSSEVSSSSENGDSGSGAGMTSSSNADTSTAVKADTTKITYALKPFDGPLSNPHKGFTVPTEGLWTFVPEFEYGPYGSLNNKAWDLISYGSGYQKWNKLNPAKGVYDWTELEKLLNDLAKHNMGYALRVLPYSPSFVRGNDTPEEEYDWTPSFVYEMGAKRVTATLQWNGYRAAVPVWDDPVYLQAAKEFAKALAEKYDGDPRIEYIDIRTFGEWGEWHASHLDGSEMPSDSIEMDMLDYYASVFKKTQLVLPSSGMGEVYTHALSLGITKRDDGFIGIPGRPDSLVRAYEANLPTIAENIAGYKTMLEYTDVIPGGYLKWTPQRWVDAITTAHLTYYVLDQDSDCGYNFYKDYKALADSMTKVIGYNFTVTQAELTTIVDTKGSMSTLNITVKNTGVAPCFFDVYLVAELVDSLGTVLAQIGETVRIPKGTFKDASSQKFSFTYKATAGETSIAKLPGVTVALSLYESEGNFKNGKNPTVRFDNDGILENKKLMLKR